The Bradyrhizobium barranii subsp. barranii genome segment TTCGCCGGCGGCATCGGTGTCACGCCGATCCTGTCGATGGCGGTGAATCTCGCGGCCCGAGGAAGCCCGTATCGCTTGCACTATGCGGGCCGCACGCAAGGCCTGCTCGCGTTCGTGCCGCACCTGCAGGAGATTTGCGCCAAGGGGCTATCCATTCACTACGACAGCGACGAGTCCCGCCTGGACATTGCAGCGGCGCTCGGCGATGCCGCCGCAAACGCCCACATCTACGCCTGCGGTCCGGCCGGCATGATCGAAGCGGTGAAGGCGGCTGCGCTCGGCAGGGACATTCCGGCAGACCGCATCCACTACGAGCTCTTCAAGGCCGAGCAATCGTCCTCGGCCGACTTGCCGTTCGAGGTCGAGCTCAAATCGACCGGGCAGGTCGTCAGCGTCGCGGCCGGCCAGACCATCATCCAGGCGCTGGAGGCTGCGGGTCTCGACGTGCTCTACGACTGCCAGCGCGGCGATTGCGGCATCTGCCAGTGCGGCGTGATCGAAGGGGTGCCCGACCATCGCGACGTCATCCTCAGCGACGACGAGAAGGCGTCCAACAAGGTCATGCAGATCTGCGTGTCACGCGCGAAGTCGGAACGTCTGGTGCTGGATCTCTAGGGGAGGCGAGGGACGTCATGGCGAAATACGGACAGAATGCCGACGCGATCGCGGCGCTGGTGCGCGAGGCCGAGGTGCACCGCGACGTCTATGTCGACCCCGAGATCTTCGAGCTCGAGATGGAGCACCTGTTCCCGAACAGCTGGATCTATGTCGGGCACGCGAGCCAGTTGGGAAAGCCCGGCGATTTCATCACGGCCAATATCGGCCGTCAGCCGGTGCTGGCGAGCCGCCACGCCGACGGCTCCATCCACGTCTTCTACAACCGCTGTCCGCACAAGGGCGTGAAGATCGCCTCCGAGCCCTGCGGCAACACCGGAAAGTTCTTCCGCTGCCCCTATCACGCCTGGTCGTTCAAGACCGACGGCTCGCTGCTCGCGATCCCTCTGAAGAAGGGCTACGAAGGCACCGGCTTTGGCGACACGCAAGCGAATGAGGGGCTGTCGAAGGTCAGGAACGTCGTGATCTATCGCGATTTCATCTTCGCCCGCCTGAGCGACGACGGCGTGTCCTTCGAGGATTATTTCGGCGAGAGCCTCTCGACCATCGACAACATGGTCGACCGCTCGCCGGAGGGGAAGCTCGCAGTCCAGGCGACGCCGATCCGCTACATGCACACCTGCAATTGGAAGATGCTGGTCGAGAACCAGACCGACACCTGCCATCCGATGGTGGCGCATGAGAGCTCGGCCGGCACCGCGGTCAAGGTCTGGAAGCGCGAGCAGGGCGATTCCACGGAGACGCCGATGGCGGTGCAGCTCTACGGTCCCTTCATGAGCCCGTACGAGTTCTACGAGCAGAGCGGCATCAGGATCTGGCCGAACGGCCATGGCCATACCGGCGTCGCCAACTCCATCCATTCCAACTATTCGGACATCGAAGGCTATGTCGGCCAGATGGTCGCGGCGTATGGCGAGCAGCGGGCGCACGAGATCCTCGGCGAGGTCAGGCACAACACGGTGTATTTCCCGAACATCATGGTCAAGGGCGCCGTGCAGATCCTGCGCAATTTCATCCCGATCGCGGTCGACAAGACGCTGGTCGAGAGCTGGGTCTATCGCCTGGTCGGCGCGCCGGACAAGCTCTACGAGCGGGCGTTGATGTACAACCGCTTCATCAACGCGCCGACCTCGATCGTCGGGCACGACGATCTCGAAATGTACGAGCGGGCGCAGGAAGGACTGAAGTCGAACGGCAATCAATGGGTCAATCTGCGGCGCCTCTACGAGAGCCATGAAGAGCAGGACGTCACGGCCGTAATCAACGGCACGTCCGAGCGACAGATGCGAAACCAGTTCCACGCCTGGTCGAAATTCATGACCATGAACATGGACAAGCGTGTCGAGGCCGCAGAATGATCGACGAGAAGGCCATCACGGACTTCATCTATCTGGAAGCCGAGCTGCTCGACACGATGCAATGGCAGGCCTGGCTCGATCTGTTTCACCCCGAAGGGCGCTACTGGATGCCGCTCGAATGGCAACAGCGGGATCCAGTGCTCCAGCCCTCGTTGATGTACGAGGATCTGCTACTCCTGAAGGTGCGGGTCGAGCGGCTCGCCGGCGAGCGGACCTTCAGCCAGAAGCCGAAGAGCCGTTGCCATCATCTTCTCCAGGCACCGCGGATCGTGGCGTGCGATCCGACTGCGGGCGTCTACAAGGCGCGGACGTCCTATATCTATACCGAGACCCGCGGTGATCTGCTGGAGCGCTATTCGGGATGGGCGTCGCACGAATTCGTAGAGGTCGGCGATGCCCTGAAGATCAAGCTCAAGCGGGTCGATCTCGTCAATTTCGACGCGCCGTTCGGCAACATCCAGCTTTTCATGTGAGTACGCCTTGACCGCTGCGACCACAGTCTACGCCCGCTTTCGCGAGACCGCCCTTCGCCGGGAGGAGGCGGGCTTCCTCAACGTGCTGCCGGAGACCGCCGATATCTATGGCATCGCGGCAGGCGAGATTTCCTACCGCGCCATGCTCGACCGGGTCGAGCGCTGGCGCGCAGCCTTTGCAGGTCGGGGCTATGGCGAAGGCCACAGGGTCGGGCTGCTACTCCAGAACCGGCCGGTGTTCGTCGAGCTGTGGTTCGCGCTCAACGCGCTCGGCGTCTCCGTGGTGCCGATCAATCCCGATTTGCGGATCAGCGAGCTCGAATACATCATTGCGCATTCCGAGATGAATGCGGCGTTCGTCCTCGCCGAGCGGCGCGACGAGGTCGAGACCGCGGCGCGCCAGGCCGACCGGCCGATCCCGGTCGTGACTGATCAGGACGACGTTCCCGTGCCCCTCGGAGGTGTGCGGCCTTCGACCGCCGGAAACGAGGCGAGCGAATGCGCGCTGCTTTATACGTCTGGAACCACGGGACAGCCCAAGGGCTGCGTGCTCACCAACACATATTTCCTGCATTCCGGAAACTGGTATCGCGATGTCGGCGGGCTGATCGATCTCAAGCCCGACTGTGAGCGCATGATCACGCCGCTGCCGCTGTTTCACATGAACGCGATGGCGGTGTCGCTGATGGCGATGCTGTCGGTCGGCGGCAGCCTCACCATGCTCGATCGCTTCCACCCGCGTACCTGGTGGGCTTCCGTGCGCGATAGCCGCGCGACCTGTCTGCATTATCTCGGTGTCATGCCCTCGATGCTGATGAGCGCGCCGCCGTCCGAGCAAGACCGGGCGCATACCGTGCGCTTCGGGTTCGGTGCCGGCGTCGACAAGCTTCTGCATGCGCCGTTCGAGGAGCGTTTCGGCTTTCCGCTGTTGGAGGCCTGGGCGATGACCGAGACGGGAAGTGGCGGCGTCATCGCCGCCAATATCGAGCCGCGCAAGATCGGCACGAGCTGTTTCGGACGCCCGGGCCCCGAGGTCGACATTCGTATCGTCGACGACAGCGGCAACGACGCGCCGGTCGGGACGCCGGGCGAGCTCATGGTGCGGCGGGCAGGTGCGGACCCGCGTTACGGCTTCTTCCGCGAGTACCTGAAGAACGAGGCCGCCACCGCCGAGGCGTGGGCCGGCGGGTGGCTGCACACCGGCGATATCGTGTCGCGCGATGCGGACGGCGACCTCCATTTCGTCGACCGCAAAAAGAACGTGATCCGCCGTTCCGGCGAGAACATTGCCGCGGTCGAGGTCGAGTCCGTCCTCAATCGCCATCCCGCGATCCGGCAGGCCGCGGTGGCCGCGACGCCCGATCAGGTGCGCGGCGACGAGGTTGCGGCGGTCATCATCGCCGAGGAGGCCGGTGCTGACCGCGCGCGCGCCGAGGAGATCGTGCGCTGGAGCCTGGAGCAGATGGCCTACTACAAGGCGCCGGGCTGGATCTGTTTCGTCGACAGCCTGCCGTTGACCGCGACCGAGAAGATCCAGCGCGGCGGCCTGAAGGATTTCGTCGCCAGGCTGATGTCTGACGGTGCGTTCTTCGACCTTCGCGACCTCAAGCGGCGGCAGGTTTGATCATGAGCGAGATCCGCACCACACTCATCACCGGCGGCAATTCGGGGATCGGCGAGGCGCTGGCGAAAAAGCTCGTCGAGAGCGGGCAGCGCGTGGTCTCGGTCGGGCTGGAGAAGCCGGACTGGACGCATGATCTGCTCGCGGCCTATCGCGCTGATCTCTCCAATATCGAGGAGACGCGCGCGATCGCACAGGAGATCTGCCGCGATCACGCCGTCGATCGCCTCGTGCACAATGCCGGCGTGATCCTGCCGAACCTGCTGCCCGATGCGAAGCCGGAAGACATTTTGATGCTGGCGCAGCTGCATCTGGGCGCGCCGATGCTGCTGACCCAGGCGGCGCTGGATGGGATGCGTGCGCGCCACTTCGGCCGCATCGTGTTCGTCAGCTCGCGCGCCGCGATGGGCGCGGCGACGCGGTCGGCCTATTCAGCGACCAAGGCCGGCGTGCACGGCATGGCGCGCACCTGGGCGCTGGAGCTCGCCGCGAGCGGCATCACCGTGAACGTCGTGGCGCCAGGGCCGATCCTGACCGACAATTTCTGGGGCATCATCCCGAAAGGCTCCGAGCAGCAGGAGCGGATGGCGCGCAACGTGCCGGTCGGGCGGCTCGGCTCGCGCGAGGATGTCGCGCACGCCATCAGTTTCTTCCTCGACGAACGTTCCGATTTCGTCACCGGCCAGGTGCTCTATGTCTGCGGCGGCACCAGCCTCGTCGGCCTTGGCCCGTAGAGCATGATCCGGACCCGGAGGGCCGCGTTAGCGCAAAGTGTGAAGCGGTTTTCCGAAAAGATCGTGCTCCAATAAACGAGATCAGATCTGGTTCTGGCGGATATTCTCGACCATCCTGGCCAGCACGCGCGCGCAGACCTCGATGTCGTCGGGCTCGATGCCTTCGATCAGCTTGTCGTAGTTGCTCGCCATGATTGGCCAGATCTTGCGCAGCAGCGCCTCGCCGTCTGGGGTCAGACCTACGACGCGGCGGCGCTGGTCTTCCTCCGCGATCTCGCGCTTGACGAGGCCCGATGACACCATGGACTCGACCATGCGGCTCGCCGTCGACTGCTCGGTCACCGCGAGAACGGCGACCTCGTTGACCGTCAGGGTCTTGTAGATGAACAGGACCGACAGCGTCCGGAACACGACATTGTTGATGCCGTGGTCGCTCAGGTCGCGGTTCTGATCGAGATTCCAGCGATTGGCGAGCCGGTTGAACAGATACGGGATGTAGGTTTGCAGCTGGTCCCGCGTCCTCGGCGGACCCGACTTCCATCTGCTCTTGGATTCTCTGGCCATTATCTCTTGCGACTTTGCTTCTTGCTCTCGGTATGAAGTTTTGAAGAAAGGGATTTCAGTACGGACAACGCACCGTCCAGCTCCCGGGCCGAAACATTCTCGAGCCGTTTGCCGAGATGCTTCTTGTGGACGTCGGCTGCCTTCCTGAACAACGCTTCGCCCTTTGGCGTCAGGCGCACGATGAAGGACCGCCGGTCCTCGCTCGACATTTCCCTGCTGATGAGGTCGTCGGCGAGAAGACGCTGCACCAGCCCCGAGACGTTGCCGCCGGTGACTTTCAGATTTTGCGACAACTGCCCGAGCGCGAGGCCATCCCGGTAGCGATCGAGCTGGGCCAGCACGTCGAATTTTGCGAGCGACAGGCCGAACTCGGCGTTCAGCATCGCATTCAGCGACGCGAACAGCTCGCCATGCAGCGACAGCAATTGGAGCCAGAGCCGGGTTTCGATCTGCCCAGGGACGGGAACAATGTTCTCTTTGAGTGCTGCCGGCATTGCATGACCATCGAGTACAAGATGTCTCGTCGATTGGAGGGATTATCGCGGGTCTTTCGCTCCGATTAACAATTTGAGAATCGTAGTCAAGTCGCCTGATCCTGACGTCTCGTGGGTCGAACGGCAATCCACTCCCGCGTTCCCCTCCGATGGAATCATGCAAAAGTCTTGATGGTCTGGATCACGCCGTCGAGCTCCTTGCCGGCGCTGTCCTTCAGCGCGGCCTCGCGCAAGCGGCGGGCCCAATCGGCGGCATCCTCGCGTCGTTCGACCAGCTTGATCGCCGCCAGCGTCCTGTCGAATTTCGACAGCCCGCGGCTGTGGGTATCGGAATAGCCTTTCACGAGGCGTCGGCATTGCAGGATCTCGACACCGAGCTGGTAGTTGGCGGCGACCGCATCGGTTGCCGCCTTGAGCCATCCGTCCCGATGCGCGGTCTCGACCGCGTGACGCAGCGAGCGGCGTCGCAGGCCGCGTAGTCCGGCCACGACATAGAGCGTCAGGAACCAGGGCAGCGAGTAGGTCCGCACCCGGCGTCCCCGGTTGACGCGGCGATCGAGCCAGCCGAGCAGACGTGGCCGCGCGCCGAGCCAGCGGCTGAAGCCCGCGGGCAGCACGCCCATGACCTCCTCCATGCGCGGATGCATGAACTCGGTGGTCTGGAGCACCTGTCCCTCGGACATCTCGAGCTCGCTCTCGATGCGCGCGCGGCGACCAGCGCGCGTCTTCAGGTCGGCCACGCGGATGACGTCGTCATAGCTCATGGCGTTGGCGAGGTACTTAGCCGCGGTCTCCGTGAAGGCATAGGCGTGCGCACCACCGCCGGCGCTTCGGTCGGCCGCGTGCAACGTCTTGAGAATGTCGAGATACTCGGCGCCATAGGCGACGTCCTGGAAGTCGACCACCTTTTTCAGGCCGGCGCGAGCCATGGTGAGCGGGGGCTCGGGCAGTTCCTGCTTCAGTCTTGCGATGAGCCCGGCGAGTTCTGGATCGGGCGTTGCGGGAGAGGGGACGTGATCGGCCTGCTTTGATGGCGCTGGCGCGGCGACCTCGGGTGAGCCGGTCTTGACCCGGTCAAACGCGGCTTCAAACGTCTCCACGCTAGCCTTGGCGCCTTTCCCACTTGCGCGGATCACGTCGAGATAGCTGTCGCGGCTGAACGGCAGCACAGCGGCCGCCGCGAGCGCACCGAACATCGCGGCCGAGATGACGCTGCCATGCGCGATCGCCAGCGCGTTCAGATCGAAGATGATCTCGGTCTTGGCGGCGACCCCGATGGCGCCGGTGACGGCGCCGCCGTCGGCGATGCCGTTGCCCGGTGCAATCTTCTCGCCGATTGCAAACGACCGGTGGTTGGATGCGATCAACGTGGTTCGATCCGGCGTCACGAGGCCGCGCAGGATCGACCGGCCGGCCTCCATGAACTCCGCCGCCATCACCACGTCGACGTCGCCGGGCGTCGGCATCAACGACAGGATCGGCTTGCGGCCGTCGAGCGGCGGCATCGCCTCGATATAATAGATCGTGGCGCCGGTGCGCTGGGCGACGCCGGGTACCGAGGTCGATTGCGCGACCCAGCCATGGTTCTCGGCCAACTGAACGATCCAGTCGGTCAGCACGCCGC includes the following:
- a CDS encoding SDR family NAD(P)-dependent oxidoreductase, translating into MSEIRTTLITGGNSGIGEALAKKLVESGQRVVSVGLEKPDWTHDLLAAYRADLSNIEETRAIAQEICRDHAVDRLVHNAGVILPNLLPDAKPEDILMLAQLHLGAPMLLTQAALDGMRARHFGRIVFVSSRAAMGAATRSAYSATKAGVHGMARTWALELAASGITVNVVAPGPILTDNFWGIIPKGSEQQERMARNVPVGRLGSREDVAHAISFFLDERSDFVTGQVLYVCGGTSLVGLGP
- a CDS encoding MarR family winged helix-turn-helix transcriptional regulator produces the protein MARESKSRWKSGPPRTRDQLQTYIPYLFNRLANRWNLDQNRDLSDHGINNVVFRTLSVLFIYKTLTVNEVAVLAVTEQSTASRMVESMVSSGLVKREIAEEDQRRRVVGLTPDGEALLRKIWPIMASNYDKLIEGIEPDDIEVCARVLARMVENIRQNQI
- a CDS encoding PDR/VanB family oxidoreductase — encoded protein: MDTHPLKLKVRSYAAETPFIRSLVLGVEDGVAPRWQAGAHIRVALPNGGDRPYSLMALPGLPEGMLALGVLREEASTGGSQFMHALKIGDVVKATAPVNNFHLHEGAAPALLFAGGIGVTPILSMAVNLAARGSPYRLHYAGRTQGLLAFVPHLQEICAKGLSIHYDSDESRLDIAAALGDAAANAHIYACGPAGMIEAVKAAALGRDIPADRIHYELFKAEQSSSADLPFEVELKSTGQVVSVAAGQTIIQALEAAGLDVLYDCQRGDCGICQCGVIEGVPDHRDVILSDDEKASNKVMQICVSRAKSERLVLDL
- a CDS encoding aromatic-ring-hydroxylating dioxygenase subunit beta, producing the protein MIDEKAITDFIYLEAELLDTMQWQAWLDLFHPEGRYWMPLEWQQRDPVLQPSLMYEDLLLLKVRVERLAGERTFSQKPKSRCHHLLQAPRIVACDPTAGVYKARTSYIYTETRGDLLERYSGWASHEFVEVGDALKIKLKRVDLVNFDAPFGNIQLFM
- a CDS encoding ATP-dependent acyl-CoA ligase, whose translation is MTAATTVYARFRETALRREEAGFLNVLPETADIYGIAAGEISYRAMLDRVERWRAAFAGRGYGEGHRVGLLLQNRPVFVELWFALNALGVSVVPINPDLRISELEYIIAHSEMNAAFVLAERRDEVETAARQADRPIPVVTDQDDVPVPLGGVRPSTAGNEASECALLYTSGTTGQPKGCVLTNTYFLHSGNWYRDVGGLIDLKPDCERMITPLPLFHMNAMAVSLMAMLSVGGSLTMLDRFHPRTWWASVRDSRATCLHYLGVMPSMLMSAPPSEQDRAHTVRFGFGAGVDKLLHAPFEERFGFPLLEAWAMTETGSGGVIAANIEPRKIGTSCFGRPGPEVDIRIVDDSGNDAPVGTPGELMVRRAGADPRYGFFREYLKNEAATAEAWAGGWLHTGDIVSRDADGDLHFVDRKKNVIRRSGENIAAVEVESVLNRHPAIRQAAVAATPDQVRGDEVAAVIIAEEAGADRARAEEIVRWSLEQMAYYKAPGWICFVDSLPLTATEKIQRGGLKDFVARLMSDGAFFDLRDLKRRQV
- a CDS encoding Rieske 2Fe-2S domain-containing protein, with the translated sequence MAKYGQNADAIAALVREAEVHRDVYVDPEIFELEMEHLFPNSWIYVGHASQLGKPGDFITANIGRQPVLASRHADGSIHVFYNRCPHKGVKIASEPCGNTGKFFRCPYHAWSFKTDGSLLAIPLKKGYEGTGFGDTQANEGLSKVRNVVIYRDFIFARLSDDGVSFEDYFGESLSTIDNMVDRSPEGKLAVQATPIRYMHTCNWKMLVENQTDTCHPMVAHESSAGTAVKVWKREQGDSTETPMAVQLYGPFMSPYEFYEQSGIRIWPNGHGHTGVANSIHSNYSDIEGYVGQMVAAYGEQRAHEILGEVRHNTVYFPNIMVKGAVQILRNFIPIAVDKTLVESWVYRLVGAPDKLYERALMYNRFINAPTSIVGHDDLEMYERAQEGLKSNGNQWVNLRRLYESHEEQDVTAVINGTSERQMRNQFHAWSKFMTMNMDKRVEAAE
- a CDS encoding MarR family winged helix-turn-helix transcriptional regulator, which translates into the protein MPAALKENIVPVPGQIETRLWLQLLSLHGELFASLNAMLNAEFGLSLAKFDVLAQLDRYRDGLALGQLSQNLKVTGGNVSGLVQRLLADDLISREMSSEDRRSFIVRLTPKGEALFRKAADVHKKHLGKRLENVSARELDGALSVLKSLSSKLHTESKKQSRKR
- a CDS encoding indolepyruvate oxidoreductase subunit beta family protein; its protein translation is MRDETVRLALPAAGEATERPISIAIVAMGGQGGGVLTDWIVQLAENHGWVAQSTSVPGVAQRTGATIYYIEAMPPLDGRKPILSLMPTPGDVDVVMAAEFMEAGRSILRGLVTPDRTTLIASNHRSFAIGEKIAPGNGIADGGAVTGAIGVAAKTEIIFDLNALAIAHGSVISAAMFGALAAAAVLPFSRDSYLDVIRASGKGAKASVETFEAAFDRVKTGSPEVAAPAPSKQADHVPSPATPDPELAGLIARLKQELPEPPLTMARAGLKKVVDFQDVAYGAEYLDILKTLHAADRSAGGGAHAYAFTETAAKYLANAMSYDDVIRVADLKTRAGRRARIESELEMSEGQVLQTTEFMHPRMEEVMGVLPAGFSRWLGARPRLLGWLDRRVNRGRRVRTYSLPWFLTLYVVAGLRGLRRRSLRHAVETAHRDGWLKAATDAVAANYQLGVEILQCRRLVKGYSDTHSRGLSKFDRTLAAIKLVERREDAADWARRLREAALKDSAGKELDGVIQTIKTFA